The Bacteroidia bacterium genome includes a region encoding these proteins:
- a CDS encoding DUF4160 domain-containing protein yields the protein MAIISMFYGIIISMYYLDNKQHNLPHIHVKYQDEEAVISIIDGQLLEGTLKTNKMKLVQAWVEIHNDELMADWELAIKGETIFKIDPLK from the coding sequence ATGGCAATAATTTCAATGTTTTACGGTATTATTATCTCCATGTATTATTTGGACAATAAACAGCATAATTTGCCTCATATTCATGTGAAATATCAAGACGAAGAAGCCGTTATTTCAATTATTGATGGTCAATTATTGGAAGGGACTTTGAAGACTAATAAAATGAAACTTGTTCAAGCATGGGTTGAAATACATAATGACGAATTAATGGCTGACTGGGAATTAGCTATTAAAGGTGAAACTATTTTTAAAATAGATCCATTAAAATAA